Proteins found in one Plasmodium relictum strain SGS1 genome assembly, chromosome: 13 genomic segment:
- the GPI gene encoding glucose-6-phosphate isomerase, putative, producing MEITSLKSYKELVELSKDEKKKNLKDYLKDKERSQFFIRKFKNFYIDLSRQRYNQKTLNKLIEYAEEIKLKEKIQSTFKGEKMNVTENRSVLHTALRIPEEKIDSHKIIIDNKNILEDVHNVLKKIEEYSDNIRNGNIKTCKNTKFKNIICIGIGGSYLGTEFVYEALRFHYYNSIVNKNNNSTNNFNKNYDEVFNVRFLANVDPNDINRATYNLDQTETLVIIISKTFTTAETMLNARSIRSWLSLKIKDKESLSKHMAAVSTNLKLTDEFGISRNNVFEFWDWVGGRFSVTSSVGILPLSIAFGYKNMRQFLNGCHDLDEHFLNTNLKENIPVLLALTSFYNSQFFGYKSIAVLPYFQNLLKFATHIQQLAMESNGKSVDRNNRFIDYNTCQVYFGEPGTNGQHSFYQLIHQGQVVPVELIGFKYSQFPIHFDNEIISNHDELMTNFFAQADALAIGKTIEQVKEENEKNQNKLSADLLNHKVFKGNRPSTLLLFDELNFYTCGMLLSLYESRIIAEGFLLNINSFDQWGVELGKILAKEIRSYFHDVRTNKKSNTSYDFNESTKILLNHYLN from the coding sequence ATGGAAATAACTTCTTTGAAAAGTTATAAGGAGCTAGTAGAATTAAGCAAagatgagaaaaaaaaaaatttaaaagattatTTGAAGGATAAGGAAAGATCTCagttttttattagaaaatttaaGAATTTTTACATTGATTTATCTCGTCAAAGATATAACCAAAAAACCctgaataaattaattgaatatgcagaagaaataaaattaaaagagaaaatcCAAAGTACATTCAAAGGAGAAAAAATGAATGTGACAGAAAATAGAAGTGTTTTACATACAGCATTAAGGATACCAGAGGAAAAAATAGATTctcataaaattataattgaTAATAAGAATATATTAGAAGATGTGCATAATGTACtgaaaaaaattgaagaatATTCTGATAATATAAGAAAtggaaatataaaaacatgTAAAAAcacaaaatttaaaaatatcatatGCATAGGTATAGGAGGATCATATTTAGGTACAGAATTTGTATATGAGGCATTGagatttcattattataatagcatagtaaataaaaataataattcaactaataattttaataaaaattatgatgaaGTATTTAATGTTAGATTTTTAGCTAATGTAGATCCAAACGACATAAATAGAGCAACCTATAATCTTGATCAAACAGAAACTTTAGTCATAATTATTTCTAAAACATTTACTACTGCTGAAACTATGTTAAATGCTAGATCAATTAGAAGTTGGTTGAgtttgaaaataaaagataaagaaaGTTTAAGTAAACATATGGCTGCTGTAAGtacaaatttaaaattaacagATGAATTTGGAATTTCACGAAACAATGTTTTTGAATTTTGGGATTGGGTAGGAGGAAGATTTTCAGTTACCAGTTCAGTTGGTATTTTGCCATTATCTATAGCATTtggatataaaaatatgagaCAATTTTTAAATGGTTGCCATGATTTAGACGAGCACTTTTTGAATACTAATTTGAAAGAAAATATTCCTGTGTTATTAGCATTAACAAGTTTTTATAATAGTCAATTTTTTGGTTATAAAAGTATAGCTGTATTACCTTATTTTCAGAATTTGTTAAAATTTGCAACTCATATTCAACAACTAGCAATGGAAAGTAATGGAAAAAGCGTAGATAGAAATAATCGTTTTATTGATTATAACACATGCCAAGTATATTTTGGAGAACCAGGTACAAATGGTCAACATAGTTTTTATCAATTAATTCATCAAGGACAGGTAGTACCTGTTGAGTTGATAGGATTTAAGTATTCACAATTTCCTATTCACTTtgataatgaaataattagTAATCATGACGAATTAATGACAAATTTTTTTGCACAAGCTGATGCTTTAGCTATAGGAAAAACAATAGAACAagtaaaagaagaaaatgaaaaaaatcaaaataaattatctGCTGATTTGTTAAACCATAAGGTATTTAAAGGAAATAGACCTTcaactttattattatttgacgaattaaatttttatacatGTGGAATGCTTTTATCTTTATATGAAAGTAGAATTATAGCAGAAGGatttttattaaacataAACAGTTTTGATCAGTGGGGAGTAGAATTGGGAAAAATCTTAGCCAAAGAAATTCGTAGCTATTTTCATGATGTTAGAACcaataaaaaatcaaatacATCTTATGATTTTAATGAGTctacaaaaatattattaaatcaCTATTTAAATTAA